One Longimicrobiales bacterium DNA segment encodes these proteins:
- a CDS encoding adenylate kinase — MVFVLLGPPGVGKGTQAVRLVDELGAEHVSTGDLLRAARREGTDMGNLAQGFMDRGELVPDDLILDLVRVHLGGVEADTDVLFDGFPRTTEQATGLGSVLKTIGRKVDGVVLFEAPDETLVRRLSGRRSCPECGAVYNTYFSPPQVAGTCDRCRASLMHRVDDEPETVTRRLQVYLEQTAPLVAFYDAHEAPMARIAANRAVEDIYGDFKVAVAQAGGGAK; from the coding sequence ATGGTTTTTGTGCTGCTCGGCCCTCCCGGGGTCGGGAAAGGGACGCAGGCCGTCCGGCTCGTAGACGAGTTGGGTGCTGAGCATGTCTCGACCGGTGACCTACTTCGCGCAGCGCGTCGCGAAGGCACGGATATGGGTAACCTCGCGCAGGGATTCATGGATCGCGGCGAACTCGTACCGGACGATCTGATTCTCGATCTGGTCCGTGTACACCTCGGGGGAGTCGAGGCCGATACCGACGTGCTCTTCGACGGATTCCCTCGCACAACTGAGCAGGCCACAGGCCTGGGGTCGGTCCTGAAGACCATCGGCCGCAAGGTAGACGGAGTTGTTCTTTTCGAAGCACCGGACGAGACGCTCGTAAGGAGACTTAGCGGTCGACGCAGCTGTCCGGAGTGCGGGGCCGTGTACAACACATACTTCAGTCCGCCCCAGGTTGCGGGCACATGTGACCGCTGCAGGGCCTCACTGATGCACCGTGTGGACGACGAGCCCGAGACGGTCACTCGTCGCTTGCAGGTCTACCTCGAACAGACCGCTCCGTTAGTGGCGTTTTACGACGCCCATGAAGCGCCAATGGCTCGGATCGCAGCGAATCGGGCTGTCGAAGACATTTACGGTGACTTCAAGGTGGCAGTGGCTCAGGCTGGCGGAGGTGCTAAATGA
- the map gene encoding type I methionyl aminopeptidase: protein MIHLRTSDEMDTIAHAGSIIGKLHDTFPEQIRPGVSTATIDHFAEEFIVSHEGAIPAFKGLYGFPGSVCISLNEEVVHGIPSSQRILQEGDIVSIDVGVRLDGWYSDSARTFAVGEVTQEAVDLMDITQRSLEATIDVATVGNHVGDIGAAVVRTCAGTQYGIIKELVGHGVGRELHEEPQVPNIGRAGQGPPLREGMVLAIEPMLSAGTARIKTLDDGWTVITADRSLSAHFEHTVGITKDGPRILTSAAGPVGAGSFVPTGG, encoded by the coding sequence ATGATCCACCTTCGTACGTCGGACGAGATGGATACCATTGCCCACGCCGGTTCGATCATCGGAAAACTGCACGACACCTTCCCGGAGCAGATCCGGCCCGGTGTCTCCACAGCCACAATTGATCACTTCGCAGAGGAGTTCATCGTCTCGCACGAAGGGGCGATACCTGCGTTCAAGGGGCTCTACGGATTTCCTGGCAGTGTCTGTATTTCGTTGAACGAAGAGGTGGTTCACGGGATCCCAAGCTCGCAGCGGATCCTGCAGGAGGGCGATATCGTGTCTATCGACGTCGGGGTTCGCCTCGACGGCTGGTACTCGGACTCGGCCCGTACGTTTGCAGTGGGTGAGGTCACTCAGGAAGCGGTTGATCTCATGGACATCACTCAGCGGTCGCTCGAGGCTACGATCGACGTCGCTACGGTCGGGAACCACGTGGGTGATATTGGCGCAGCAGTCGTGCGCACATGTGCCGGCACCCAGTATGGCATCATTAAGGAGCTCGTGGGCCACGGGGTGGGTCGGGAGCTTCATGAGGAGCCGCAGGTGCCCAATATCGGTCGGGCAGGTCAGGGTCCTCCACTACGAGAAGGAATGGTCTTGGCGATTGAGCCAATGCTCTCCGCTGGCACCGCGCGCATCAAGACACTCGACGACGGATGGACGGTGATTACGGCTGACCGTTCGTTGTCCGCACACTTTGAGCACACTGTTGGTATCACGAAGGATGGACCGAGAATATTGACCTCGGCAGCAGGTCCTGTCGGTGCGGGTTCATTCGTGCCCACGGGCGGTTGA
- the rpmJ gene encoding 50S ribosomal protein L36 — protein MKVRSSVKPICEHCKVVRRKGVVRIICSRNPKHKQRQG, from the coding sequence GTGAAGGTCCGAAGCAGCGTCAAGCCAATCTGTGAGCACTGTAAGGTGGTCCGCCGTAAAGGCGTGGTCCGAATCATCTGCTCGCGGAATCCAAAGCACAAACAACGTCAGGGGTAA
- the rpsM gene encoding 30S ribosomal protein S13: protein MARIAGVDLPRGKRIEIALTYIFGIGDTRAKQILDACGVDPNRRTQDLDDDDVNRLRRQIEGNFKVEGALRTERSMNIKRLMDIGCYRGLRHRRGLPVRGQRTHTNARTHKGKKRAITGKKAPPKK, encoded by the coding sequence ATGGCACGTATCGCTGGCGTAGATTTGCCGCGCGGAAAACGAATTGAGATCGCTCTCACGTATATCTTTGGTATCGGGGACACCCGCGCCAAACAGATTCTCGATGCGTGCGGTGTAGATCCGAACCGAAGAACCCAGGATCTCGACGACGACGATGTGAATCGTCTCCGTCGCCAGATCGAGGGCAACTTCAAGGTCGAGGGTGCGCTTCGCACCGAGCGATCCATGAATATCAAGCGCCTGATGGACATCGGGTGCTATCGCGGACTGCGGCACCGCCGGGGACTCCCGGTACGCGGTCAGCGGACGCACACGAACGCCCGGACGCACAAAGGCAAGAAGCGTGCGATCACTGGTAAGAAAGCGCCGCCGAAGAAGTAG
- the rpsK gene encoding 30S ribosomal protein S11, translating to MAKPNTPKRSKKVVEAEGIAYVKATFNNTVITITDNSGNTIVWASAGKAGFKGSKKSTPFAATVAGEQAGREAVSAGVKRVDVRVQGPGSGRESAIQALASAGLFIKSILDVTPLPHNGCRPPKKRRV from the coding sequence GTGGCCAAGCCAAACACACCCAAGCGCTCGAAGAAGGTCGTCGAGGCCGAGGGCATCGCCTACGTTAAGGCGACGTTCAACAACACCGTGATCACCATCACGGACAACTCGGGCAACACGATCGTCTGGGCCAGTGCAGGGAAGGCCGGTTTCAAGGGCTCCAAGAAGTCGACTCCGTTCGCAGCAACCGTTGCCGGTGAGCAGGCCGGACGCGAGGCGGTCTCCGCGGGCGTGAAGCGGGTCGACGTGCGGGTACAGGGGCCCGGTTCAGGGCGCGAGTCTGCAATTCAGGCACTCGCCTCGGCTGGCCTCTTCATCAAATCAATTCTGGACGTAACGCCGCTTCCGCATAACGGCTGCCGCCCGCCTAAGAAGCGCAGGGTTTAA
- the rpsD gene encoding 30S ribosomal protein S4, which translates to MARYTGPACKLCRREGGKLFLKGQKCYTDKCPIERRAYPPGQHGPAQARRRKQSDYAVQLREKQKVKRTYGLGEKQFRSLFEHANHIPGVTGENLLVALETRLDNTVFRMGIAQSRNQARQLVRHRHVEVNGRYVDVPSFKVKPGDEIAVKSKSKNIVPIEAALAARTRPKLPEWLALDDKQRVGRVVRAPMRTDVDSSIQEQLIVELYSK; encoded by the coding sequence ATGGCTCGCTATACCGGACCCGCTTGCAAGCTCTGCCGTCGCGAAGGTGGCAAGCTTTTTCTGAAGGGTCAGAAGTGCTACACGGACAAGTGTCCGATCGAACGTCGCGCCTATCCGCCGGGCCAGCACGGCCCAGCGCAGGCGCGCCGCCGCAAACAGTCTGACTATGCGGTTCAGCTTCGTGAGAAGCAGAAGGTCAAGAGGACCTATGGCCTCGGTGAGAAACAGTTCCGCAGCCTCTTCGAGCACGCGAACCACATTCCGGGCGTGACAGGTGAGAATCTTCTCGTCGCGCTCGAAACGCGTCTCGACAACACCGTATTCCGGATGGGCATTGCGCAGAGCCGTAACCAGGCTCGGCAGCTCGTCCGTCATCGTCACGTCGAGGTGAATGGCCGTTACGTGGATGTCCCGAGCTTCAAGGTGAAGCCTGGCGACGAGATCGCGGTCAAGTCCAAATCAAAGAACATCGTCCCGATCGAGGCAGCTCTCGCAGCGCGTACGCGCCCGAAGTTGCCCGAATGGCTGGCTCTGGATGACAAGCAGCGTGTTGGTCGTGTGGTGCGCGCTCCCATGCGGACCGACGTCGACAGCTCGATCCAGGAGCAGTTGATCGTGGAGCTCTACTCGAAGTAA
- a CDS encoding DNA-directed RNA polymerase subunit alpha yields the protein MELDLTGLVLPERVENLDPQEGARSAQFVMEPLERGFGHTLGNSVRRVLLSSLRGSAVWAFRIDGVVHEHQTIQGVVEDVHQVIQNLKSLVVTLDDDVEEAVLEIHIEKGGPITASMIQTSAGSEIMDPDHHLFTLQEDRSLHVELHVNTGRGFVLANTHPIPRGAPVDLVRIDSIYNPVRRANFSVEETRVGQRTDFDRLTLQVETDGSIEPEAAVAYAADLVRKHLEYMLYFGEGGIPEVSPPGASPVSERLQDLFVRPIEDLAELSVRSRNSLQKESVSTLGDLVQRSEESMLQIENFGKKSLKEISDFLEEHSLRFGMQLEEGEDGRLFFVEDEAEAAAGGEE from the coding sequence GTGGAATTAGATCTGACCGGACTGGTACTTCCGGAGCGTGTCGAGAACCTCGACCCGCAGGAAGGTGCACGGTCGGCTCAGTTCGTCATGGAGCCGCTTGAGCGTGGCTTCGGCCATACGCTCGGGAACTCGGTACGTCGGGTTCTTCTTTCATCGCTGCGCGGCTCTGCCGTGTGGGCGTTCCGGATCGACGGTGTGGTACACGAACACCAGACTATCCAGGGCGTGGTGGAAGACGTTCATCAGGTGATTCAGAACCTCAAGTCACTCGTCGTAACGCTCGACGATGACGTTGAGGAAGCCGTGCTGGAGATTCACATCGAAAAGGGTGGTCCGATTACCGCTTCGATGATCCAGACGTCGGCTGGCTCTGAGATCATGGATCCGGACCATCACCTGTTCACGCTCCAAGAGGATCGTTCGCTCCATGTGGAGCTTCATGTGAACACGGGCCGTGGCTTCGTACTGGCGAACACGCACCCAATCCCACGTGGTGCGCCGGTCGACCTCGTCCGAATCGATTCGATCTACAACCCGGTTCGTCGGGCGAATTTTTCAGTCGAAGAGACCCGGGTCGGGCAGCGGACGGACTTTGATCGCCTGACGCTGCAGGTCGAGACTGACGGATCCATTGAGCCAGAGGCTGCCGTTGCGTACGCCGCTGACCTCGTCCGGAAGCATCTGGAGTACATGTTGTACTTCGGTGAGGGCGGTATTCCGGAGGTTTCCCCTCCTGGTGCGTCACCGGTCTCGGAGCGTCTTCAGGACCTCTTCGTGCGTCCCATTGAGGACCTCGCTGAGCTGTCGGTTCGCTCGCGCAATTCACTGCAAAAGGAGAGCGTCAGCACGCTTGGTGACCTCGTGCAGCGTAGCGAGGAATCGATGCTGCAGATCGAGAATTTCGGAAAAAAATCACTTAAGGAAATCTCCGACTTCCTCGAGGAGCACAGCCTACGATTCGGCATGCAGCTCGAAGAGGGCGAAGATGGTCGCCTGTTCTTCGTAGAAGATGAGGCCGAAGCCGCAGCAGGCGGCGAGGAGTAA
- the rplQ gene encoding 50S ribosomal protein L17: MRNRKKGRQLSRTRSHRKATLRNMVTSLFMHERIETTTAKAKELRPYAERLITLARRGDVHARRLAAMKIQDRQVLGKLFDDIAPRYMERPGGYTRVLKLGNRKGDAAEMSLIELVG; encoded by the coding sequence GTGCGGAACCGCAAGAAGGGGAGACAGCTCTCCCGAACCCGCAGTCATCGGAAGGCAACGCTTCGCAACATGGTGACGTCGCTTTTCATGCACGAGCGGATTGAGACCACGACGGCTAAGGCGAAGGAGCTTCGGCCGTATGCCGAGCGCCTGATTACTCTGGCTCGTCGTGGTGACGTACACGCGCGTCGACTCGCAGCCATGAAGATCCAGGACCGACAGGTCCTCGGAAAGTTGTTTGATGACATCGCTCCGCGCTATATGGAGCGTCCGGGTGGCTACACCCGCGTGCTCAAACTCGGCAACCGAAAAGGTGATGCGGCGGAGATGTCGCTCATCGAGTTGGTCGGTTAG
- the rpmB gene encoding 50S ribosomal protein L28, translated as MARVCYSCGKGPATGNNVSHAHNKTRRRWLPNLQTVKIVDDKGDRRRVRVCTRCISAGKVAKAPPMKVAG; from the coding sequence ATGGCTCGAGTGTGCTATTCGTGTGGCAAGGGACCCGCTACGGGAAACAACGTCAGCCACGCGCACAACAAGACGCGGCGCCGTTGGTTGCCGAACCTTCAGACGGTGAAGATCGTCGACGACAAGGGCGATCGCCGTCGGGTCAGGGTGTGCACCCGGTGCATCTCGGCGGGCAAGGTCGCCAAGGCTCCACCTATGAAGGTGGCTGGCTGA
- the rfbD gene encoding dTDP-4-dehydrorhamnose reductase → MRILVTGARGLLGTEVVRAARVGGHKVVALGRAEVDVTDPDAVSACFLQEQPDVVVHCAAYSAVDKAESEPDIAMAVNRGGARNVARSAQSVGSSTVYVSTDYVFDGLKSSPYLTTDETGPISSYGRSKLAGELETLAAYTPGNEAGDGSGRVPSALVVRTGWLYGAAGGNFVQTMLRIARDRDKVRVVDDQVGRPTWARNVAEAIIELIEVRAGGVMHVADAGEATWLDLARQTFLVQGVEMDTAGVSTLEWGADAPRPLYSVLDLGETEGVLGRGMTDWRDALPAFLESL, encoded by the coding sequence ATGAGGATCTTGGTGACCGGTGCGCGTGGGCTCCTCGGTACGGAGGTTGTGCGGGCCGCACGGGTCGGAGGACATAAGGTTGTCGCACTGGGCCGCGCGGAGGTCGATGTCACCGATCCGGATGCAGTGTCGGCGTGTTTCCTGCAAGAGCAACCCGACGTCGTTGTGCACTGCGCCGCGTATTCGGCTGTCGATAAGGCGGAGTCAGAACCGGACATCGCCATGGCGGTCAACCGCGGTGGCGCCAGGAATGTCGCTCGATCCGCGCAGTCCGTCGGGTCGTCCACGGTTTACGTTTCGACCGACTACGTCTTTGACGGGCTAAAATCGTCGCCGTATCTCACGACGGATGAGACCGGCCCGATTTCCTCCTATGGCCGATCGAAGCTGGCAGGTGAGTTAGAAACTCTGGCGGCCTATACCCCGGGTAATGAGGCTGGCGATGGATCTGGACGGGTGCCTTCGGCGCTCGTTGTACGAACGGGTTGGTTGTATGGGGCCGCCGGTGGCAATTTCGTGCAGACGATGTTGCGGATCGCGAGGGACCGGGACAAGGTGAGAGTGGTCGACGACCAGGTCGGGCGCCCGACTTGGGCAAGAAACGTTGCCGAGGCCATTATCGAGTTGATTGAAGTCCGGGCAGGCGGTGTGATGCATGTGGCCGATGCAGGAGAGGCGACGTGGCTAGATCTCGCGCGGCAGACGTTCTTGGTTCAAGGTGTTGAGATGGATACTGCGGGTGTCTCGACGTTGGAATGGGGTGCGGATGCGCCCAGACCCCTGTATTCGGTTCTTGATCTCGGTGAGACGGAAGGGGTGCTTGGCCGAGGAATGACCGACTGGCGGGATGCCCTTCCCGCCTTTCTCGAGAGCCTGTGA
- a CDS encoding sugar phosphate nucleotidyltransferase, translated as MKGIVLAGGLGTRLLPMTRVTNKHLLPIYDRPMICYPLQQLAQAGIRDILVVTGGDHAGDFLKLLRNGRDFGLDYLRYAFQEGEGGIAEALGLAEHFAAGGPVTVILGDNIFQDSLAPAIGSFVENPVGARLLLKTVDDPQRFGVATVERERVVRVSEKPIHPASSLAVTGCYMYDHKVFDVVRTLEPSARGELEITDVNNQYIEWGELGHDVIEGWWTDAGTVPSIHRAAGLVAADRSNPVLTGDLT; from the coding sequence ATGAAAGGGATCGTACTTGCCGGCGGACTCGGGACGAGACTTCTCCCGATGACTCGCGTGACTAACAAGCATCTGCTTCCAATTTATGATCGGCCCATGATCTGCTATCCGCTCCAGCAACTGGCTCAAGCGGGGATTCGGGACATTCTCGTTGTCACCGGTGGCGACCATGCAGGGGACTTCCTCAAGCTTCTGCGAAACGGGCGGGACTTCGGCCTGGATTACCTTCGATATGCGTTTCAGGAGGGGGAAGGGGGTATCGCCGAGGCATTGGGGCTGGCAGAGCATTTCGCCGCAGGTGGTCCGGTTACAGTGATCCTCGGCGACAACATCTTTCAGGACTCTTTGGCACCTGCTATCGGGAGCTTTGTCGAGAACCCCGTCGGAGCGCGGCTTCTCCTCAAGACCGTGGATGACCCCCAACGGTTTGGCGTCGCGACCGTCGAACGGGAACGTGTCGTGCGTGTGTCTGAGAAGCCCATCCACCCCGCGAGCTCCCTGGCCGTCACCGGATGCTACATGTACGACCACAAGGTGTTCGACGTGGTGCGAACGCTCGAGCCCTCGGCCCGTGGCGAGCTCGAGATCACTGATGTGAACAACCAGTACATCGAGTGGGGCGAGCTTGGGCATGATGTGATCGAAGGATGGTGGACTGACGCCGGGACGGTTCCGTCCATTCACCGCGCCGCCGGACTGGTTGCCGCAGATCGTTCGAATCCGGTCCTGACGGGCGATCTGACCTGA
- the rfbB gene encoding dTDP-glucose 4,6-dehydratase, producing MRYLITGGAGFIGSNFVRHVLAERPDVEVVNLDLLTYAGHLVNLEGVLDHPRYRFVQGDICDGALVGEVMEGVDVVFHLAAESHVDRSIVSDQPFVRTNVVGTATLLAAALESGVSRFVQVSTDEVYGELPWVDPAGPDAATAPRFSEDSPIAPRSPYAATKAAADLMALAYYATHQLDVVVTRSSNNYGPYQFPEKLIPLVISRALAEQQIPVYGDGLNVRDWIHVSDHCVGLLYAAEEGVAGQVYNFGGESELTNLDVVRRILAALQKHESLLEFVTDRAGHDRRYAIDFTRATDELGWMPAIDFEEGLRRTIDWYQGSSAWITQVATER from the coding sequence ATGCGCTATCTGATCACAGGCGGCGCTGGCTTTATCGGGTCGAACTTCGTCAGACATGTGCTGGCGGAGCGCCCCGACGTGGAAGTCGTGAACCTGGATCTGCTCACATATGCTGGACACTTGGTGAATCTTGAAGGGGTGCTGGATCACCCGCGCTATCGGTTCGTACAGGGTGACATATGCGACGGCGCTCTGGTGGGTGAGGTGATGGAGGGCGTCGACGTGGTATTCCACCTCGCCGCCGAGTCCCACGTCGATCGGTCGATCGTCTCAGATCAACCATTTGTACGCACCAACGTCGTGGGGACGGCGACACTTCTTGCCGCGGCACTCGAATCCGGTGTGTCGCGCTTCGTGCAGGTGTCTACGGACGAGGTTTATGGAGAGCTGCCCTGGGTCGACCCGGCTGGACCTGACGCGGCTACGGCCCCTCGCTTTTCGGAAGACTCCCCGATCGCTCCACGCTCCCCATACGCGGCGACGAAGGCGGCCGCCGATCTGATGGCGCTTGCCTACTACGCTACGCACCAGCTGGACGTTGTGGTAACGAGGAGTTCGAACAACTACGGTCCCTATCAGTTCCCCGAGAAACTGATACCGCTGGTCATCTCGAGGGCATTGGCAGAGCAGCAGATACCCGTGTACGGAGACGGACTCAACGTGCGAGACTGGATCCACGTGTCTGATCACTGCGTCGGACTGTTGTATGCGGCTGAGGAGGGTGTGGCTGGCCAGGTCTACAATTTTGGCGGAGAGTCCGAGTTGACGAATCTCGACGTCGTCCGGAGAATCCTAGCGGCTTTGCAGAAGCACGAAAGCCTGCTCGAGTTTGTAACGGACCGGGCGGGACACGATCGACGGTATGCCATCGATTTCACTCGCGCGACGGATGAACTCGGGTGGATGCCTGCGATTGACTTCGAGGAGGGCCTCCGCCGCACGATCGACTGGTATCAGGGGTCTTCTGCGTGGATTACACAGGTGGCGACCGAGCGCTAA